From Paenibacillus sp. PK3_47, the proteins below share one genomic window:
- a CDS encoding helix-turn-helix domain-containing protein, whose amino-acid sequence MAGNEWIAEWILTEPLDNLWVVAGEVHYYRNPALIFITDGQSVWNIHGEKIQVSSGQLIAAEKDTVIKIMEGGTADLTGWEIHFHTYKPFSSEEGGADVDWKVPDGHTFQQVQLTGHALAGLGHYFRDNGTQNFIPIRLSNQSLVYELLKHLYRNQPDSGQTTGEGLLRSITYMQEHYGEIITRNQLARITGVSPWHYSRKFSERYGISPLSYLAQYRVYRAQEQLLLTRSTSQAISGQVGFEDVHYFSRRFKQFTGVSPRNYAQTLNQRKIVALAPLLAETMIGLGVIPHAVVSSPVLLAEHQLELFTAHGVEILETDQFNLDVERISQVQPELILGPFITEDKKQKLRTIAPVITDLQLDLEDLLIPLGTLLHKEKAAAGISRALAARVNEARNQLNPVIQSAATVMVLRIEPFGYRYLGGRSNRISRLLYDHLGLGLPEPLKAGEAWFNPCSAELLSLADPDYLFVERRVMEHFDAEDSSRKLMESSQWKNLKAARNQQVFYIDTRLWVDGCGTSGYPVILDQIVSFLSGSEAVCAQ is encoded by the coding sequence ATGGCCGGCAATGAGTGGATCGCTGAATGGATATTAACGGAGCCGTTAGACAATTTATGGGTGGTTGCAGGCGAGGTTCATTACTATAGAAATCCTGCCTTGATTTTTATCACGGATGGGCAGTCTGTCTGGAATATTCATGGAGAGAAGATACAGGTCTCCTCTGGACAGCTCATCGCTGCCGAAAAAGATACCGTCATCAAGATTATGGAAGGCGGCACAGCGGATTTGACAGGCTGGGAAATTCATTTTCATACCTATAAGCCCTTCAGCAGTGAAGAGGGCGGGGCGGATGTGGACTGGAAGGTGCCGGACGGCCATACCTTTCAGCAGGTGCAATTAACAGGTCATGCTCTGGCAGGCCTGGGTCATTATTTCAGAGACAATGGAACACAGAACTTTATTCCAATCAGGCTCAGTAATCAAAGTCTAGTATACGAATTATTAAAACATCTCTACCGGAATCAGCCGGATTCCGGGCAGACTACCGGGGAAGGACTGCTGCGGTCCATTACCTATATGCAGGAGCACTATGGAGAAATTATTACCCGCAATCAGCTGGCCCGGATTACCGGTGTCAGTCCATGGCATTATTCAAGGAAATTCAGTGAGCGGTATGGCATTTCACCTCTGAGTTACCTGGCCCAGTATCGCGTGTACCGTGCACAGGAGCAGCTGCTGCTGACCCGTTCCACCTCCCAGGCGATTTCCGGACAAGTAGGTTTTGAGGATGTTCATTATTTCAGCCGCCGCTTTAAGCAGTTTACAGGGGTATCTCCGCGAAATTATGCCCAGACACTAAATCAACGCAAAATTGTAGCTTTAGCGCCCCTCCTTGCCGAGACCATGATCGGATTAGGTGTTATTCCGCATGCTGTAGTGTCGTCGCCCGTACTATTGGCGGAACATCAGCTGGAGCTGTTTACAGCTCACGGCGTTGAAATACTGGAAACCGATCAATTTAACCTGGATGTTGAGCGGATTTCGCAGGTGCAGCCTGAGTTAATCCTCGGCCCTTTTATTACAGAAGACAAGAAGCAGAAGCTGCGCACAATTGCACCAGTTATTACCGACCTGCAGCTGGATCTGGAGGACCTTCTTATCCCATTGGGAACATTGCTCCATAAGGAAAAGGCGGCAGCGGGCATTTCCCGGGCTTTGGCTGCAAGAGTAAATGAAGCTAGAAATCAGCTGAATCCGGTTATTCAATCCGCCGCAACTGTAATGGTGCTGAGAATCGAACCCTTTGGGTACCGGTACTTGGGCGGCCGCTCCAACAGGATATCCCGCCTTCTCTATGACCATCTTGGGTTAGGTCTGCCAGAACCGTTAAAAGCAGGGGAGGCGTGGTTTAATCCGTGTTCCGCTGAATTGTTAAGTCTGGCAGATCCGGACTATTTGTTTGTGGAGAGGCGTGTCATGGAGCATTTTGATGCTGAGGACAGCAGCAGGAAACTGATGGAGAGCAGTCAGTGGAAGAACCTTAAGGCAGCCCGAAACCAGCAGGTCTTTTATATTGATACCCGGCTTTGGGTGGATGGATGCGGAACTTCCGGATATCCGGTGATACTGGATCAGATCGTCAGCTTTTTAAGTGGTTCCGAAGCCGTCTGCGCACAATAA
- a CDS encoding ABC transporter substrate-binding protein — MFKTRFKGIVFLLLALSLVLGACSNASAPNGTNAAANTETAAGGSKTVQDIFGDVEIPSRPQNLLVTNSSYAEYLIEMGIVPQMVLLTPAVEPDYRAPYFEEHGVKIIEGEQYQYNYEQLLALSPDLIISQGVGMEQTVYDDLNKIAPTVAVDTTGDMEDAMPKFAEMFDKTAEAEQVLAEFNGKVEQAKAKIGEAVGDKTVLVLRVESDRYRYLGAKAPNSSSRFFYEKLGLNIPEIFKDSEDWFTPFSLEILPQIKADYIFLEQRTLEGSDATQSMKDLEANPLWKNMEAVKNGQVFPLKTSDFVQGVGPVGSALLMDYVVEKLVP; from the coding sequence ATGTTTAAAACGCGTTTTAAAGGGATTGTATTTTTGCTGTTGGCTCTGAGTCTGGTATTAGGTGCATGTTCCAATGCCTCTGCACCGAATGGGACAAATGCTGCTGCAAACACAGAAACTGCGGCTGGCGGCAGCAAGACAGTACAAGATATATTCGGGGATGTCGAAATCCCGTCCCGGCCGCAAAATCTGCTCGTAACCAATTCCAGCTATGCAGAATATCTGATCGAGATGGGGATTGTACCGCAGATGGTACTCTTAACTCCTGCAGTTGAGCCGGACTACCGCGCACCTTATTTTGAAGAGCATGGCGTGAAGATCATTGAAGGGGAGCAATACCAGTATAATTATGAGCAGCTGCTTGCCCTGTCACCGGATCTGATTATTTCCCAAGGAGTGGGCATGGAGCAGACGGTGTATGATGATCTGAACAAAATAGCGCCTACAGTTGCCGTTGATACCACTGGTGATATGGAAGACGCCATGCCGAAATTTGCAGAGATGTTCGATAAAACGGCTGAAGCCGAGCAGGTATTAGCCGAGTTTAACGGCAAAGTCGAACAAGCCAAAGCCAAAATCGGGGAAGCGGTCGGAGACAAAACAGTGCTGGTTCTGCGGGTGGAGAGCGACAGATACCGTTATTTAGGTGCAAAAGCACCCAATAGCAGCAGCAGATTTTTTTATGAGAAGCTGGGACTGAATATTCCTGAAATTTTTAAAGATTCTGAAGACTGGTTTACACCGTTCTCATTAGAAATTTTGCCGCAAATCAAGGCGGATTACATCTTTCTGGAGCAGCGGACGCTTGAAGGATCTGATGCCACACAGTCCATGAAGGACCTGGAGGCGAACCCTTTATGGAAGAACATGGAGGCTGTGAAGAATGGACAAGTCTTCCCGCTGAAAACCAGTGATTTCGTTCAGGGTGTTGGCCCTGTGGGTTCAGCTCTGCTGATGGATTATGTGGTAGAAAAGCTGGTGCCCTAA
- a CDS encoding NAD(P)/FAD-dependent oxidoreductase → MNQEHPDIYDVTIVGGGPAGMYAAFYSGMRAMRTKIIEAKTELGGFMRTYPEKLIWDVGGVEPVRCEKLIDSLERQARTFDPEIVFGQEIAGMERREDNVFVLTSKTGECHYTRTVLLCAGRGMTQIQKLDIEGASRYELSNLHYTITDLSRFKNKHVLISGGGNSAVDWANELANVARQITVVHRRHEFGGHEQPVEQMKAFAKVMTPYSLNKLFGAGERIERVELVHTGTGSFEEFEVDEVVVSHGYDRDFGNLSSWKLDRGDYGIIVDPQMRTSEDGIFGAGDFITYDSKVRLIAGAFNDAVLAVNSAKRYLDPDSSKMAGVSSHNPRFSEKNKEIVQQEIG, encoded by the coding sequence ATGAACCAGGAGCATCCGGATATTTATGATGTAACGATCGTAGGAGGCGGACCTGCAGGCATGTACGCAGCCTTTTACAGCGGGATGAGAGCCATGCGGACCAAAATTATCGAAGCCAAAACGGAACTGGGCGGGTTCATGCGTACTTATCCGGAAAAGCTGATCTGGGATGTTGGCGGAGTTGAGCCTGTCCGTTGTGAAAAACTGATAGATTCGCTGGAACGGCAGGCCAGAACCTTTGATCCGGAGATTGTATTCGGGCAGGAAATTGCCGGCATGGAGCGCCGCGAGGATAATGTCTTTGTACTGACCTCCAAAACAGGGGAGTGTCACTACACCCGTACGGTCCTGCTGTGTGCCGGACGAGGGATGACGCAAATTCAGAAACTGGATATCGAGGGGGCCAGCCGTTATGAATTAAGCAATTTGCATTATACAATAACGGACCTGTCCCGGTTCAAAAATAAACATGTGCTAATCTCCGGCGGCGGTAATTCCGCAGTAGACTGGGCAAATGAACTGGCAAATGTGGCCAGACAGATCACTGTGGTGCACAGACGCCATGAATTTGGCGGACATGAACAGCCAGTAGAACAGATGAAGGCTTTTGCCAAAGTAATGACCCCGTACAGCCTTAACAAGTTATTTGGAGCAGGAGAACGGATTGAACGCGTGGAGCTTGTTCATACAGGGACAGGGTCCTTTGAGGAATTCGAAGTGGATGAAGTCGTTGTAAGTCATGGATACGACCGTGACTTCGGTAATCTCAGCAGCTGGAAGCTTGACAGAGGAGATTACGGAATTATTGTGGATCCGCAGATGAGGACAAGTGAAGACGGGATTTTTGGAGCCGGGGATTTTATCACTTATGACAGCAAGGTCCGCCTCATTGCAGGTGCATTTAACGATGCCGTTCTGGCAGTCAACAGTGCGAAAAGATATCTTGATCCTGACTCCTCCAAAATGGCGGGCGTATCCTCCCATAATCCACGCTTTTCAGAGAAAAACAAAGAGATTGTACAGCAGGAGATAGGTTAA